Genomic window (Magnolia sinica isolate HGM2019 chromosome 6, MsV1, whole genome shotgun sequence):
ccacctgatgatctaaCCATACTATTTTTTGGCCAGCATAGATACAGTGGGTTCCACCTGATGAGCATGGTCCAGCCAGATTTTCGTCCCTAGCAAAAGTCCAGTGGGACCccaatgaatggcttagatcttgcACATGTGCCTCCTAGGCACATGCAAGCCACAAGTCCCTTGCAATGTGCAGTTGCATGATTGACTGCATTTTGCATTTCTCTTCTTACATACCTCCTAGCATGCAATGCTTTCCCGGCTTTCATAAGAAATGGCACCCCATCCCATCTTGCATTGTCTATGAAAAGGACAGCCGCTGCGAATGTTGGAGTGAGGCTGTCTTTAGGCACCATCTTGTCATCTACATAACCTCTGTATGTTACACCATTCTTTGTGTGGCTTCTAAACTGCCCAATCACCATGTTTTCGAGTTGCAATGGCCTCATAGATCGTAGAACTTTCACCTGACAGATATCAAGCAATTAAATAGAAAGAATATAAATGTGATGGCTACTCACAAGAATAGGATTCTGAATTGGCTATCCTCTGCAATCATGCAAATCTGACACGTGCACAATTCAGTGTTCACTTGGTGGGTTCCACTGCCAACAACATTTTTGGTACATGTCTTGCACCCCCGATAAAGGAAACTGCCTAATTTTCTAAGGAATGGAATATACGTGGTggatcacccccccccccccccccccccaatgttCAGCCTGAGCTCAGGTGTTCACAGAGAGGACTCAGAATCCTATCCTCTTGAGTAGCCACAGCAGGGCTCTGGAATGTGGGTTGCCGACTTGTCCGAGTCGGATGCGACTAGTCTGAGTCAACTAGGACTCAGTCGAGTCAGATCTGGTTTGGTACCATGAGTCAGTCCGAGTTGCTGAGTCTTTGATCCATACTCTGGAATTTCATGCAAATAAAATCAAACTCTTTGAAGTCCCTGTATTGTGTTTGTCTCCCCAACCTTTTCATTTCTGATATCTTCTGCATCCAAGCTGACAGGAGTTTCCATGGCAAACAATGCAAGTATTTGAAGCAGATGGTTCTGTGTTATGTCCCTTATAATCCCATAACTGTCAAAATAGCTGCAAAACAAACCAATCGAAAGAAGTTAatttaaaaaaccaaaaaaaaaaaaaaaaaaaaggattccaGAACTGTATAAGCCTGATGTCTGTATGCATCAGTGGGCAGTTCTGTCAACCATACAAAGACCTTAAACGTGGCACATGAAAACTTAACCGTTTCTCAGGCGGGCCCTGCCAAGTGGGTCTATAGCTgaaaaacaatagtgatcaaATGATCCCACCGCTATTGATGAAGGGTCAGGATCTCATAAATGACTGAGATGTGGCCATTTTCTGGACTATGGAAATGGAACTCTGCCCGTAAGAATATACAACATTTTCCCAAATAGTATAGAATCTATAGATAACACAGATATTCGCTTTACCCTTCTCGGCCTTCAGTGCCGAAATCTTCTGAGAAGATGAACTGCATATTCCTTATATACTGCCTCGACCATAGAGGTTCAAAAAGAAGATTCGAGAAGCGGAGTACAGATATGTTTTCCACCAGTTCCTTCCTCAAATAGTGGTCGATTCTGTTGAAACATGATCATCGCTTGTCAGAATATAATTATACAACTAAATCAAGCAGGCTAAAGCTACGTACAGTAGAGCAAGAACGCATTTTGGCAGCTCGCCTCTCACAAATGGCAACACATCACATGTGAGAGATCTAAGCTACTCACCATGCAGGCCCCACATTATAAATTCCTTGGCCCAAAAGTCAGGCTGGTGTTGATCATTAGGTGGGTAACACCTACCCTGATGAGTGAaccggcttgatttttgggctaggaCATGTTCATGGTCTGCACTTGTCGAATGTCCTGTATCTTATGCACATGTGCCATGTTAAAGCATGTGCACTGAATCCCTCCATCAGTCTGACGTGAGTAAGCAAACTTTGTAGTAGAGCTGTCAACAGGCCAGGCCGGGCCTGGGGTTGGCCTCGGCccaaattttgaactgtttcgggctggGCTATGaggccaggcctattcaaaaatttgatttggcaagcccgagcccagcccattgacagccctacttagGGGGCTGCTTGGATTGGTGGAAATCAAGACAACTGAGGAGAAGGAAGTAGATTTCCTTGGATGAGATGATTTCCCTCATTGGTGGAAGACTCGACAATTGAGGAAATCgatttccttttcctcttccACAGTTTTCTTCAATGCGAGGTTTTCCTTTCCTCATCTACTTCTTGGTTTTTactaatccaaacaggccctcagcaCATAAGAATACATTTGGGTCTTCCAGGTTCCCAAGGCCGACAGAAAATGCTGTAGGTCAATCCAGGTTGGGATAAGAACTGGACCTTCCCCTTCTTATCCAACTTGTGATTCAGGGCAGAAAAGGCACGCAAATGCTAGTGCCTTTAGTGCAGTTTCCATTTTCCATGCCAAGCATATCAGCTATGCTTGGGCAGCTCCACAAACAACATTTAGGCGGGTACAACCATGTGGAGCATAATCCAtggtcatttttttaaagaaagtaaTAGCTCTGATTTTGAAGGCCCACCTGAAAATCTGATCCTCCTCTAAGTACTGCTTCAGGCCTCTCGTTAAAGCAGCAGATGATTCAGAATCCCTACCAAAGGTTTTCTTGACAAtgacccttgtacaaccaatggaAGAGGAGGCAGATAAACTAGAGCATTTCACCACATCGATAAAAATGTTTGGTGGAATTGATAAGTAGAAAAGCCGGTTCGTGATTCTGCCAGCCTGTACTCTTATTAGCATTAGAAACTGTTGCCATGTATTGGTGACGTTTGGATAGCTCATTTGAATAAATTGCAATAATTTGGTTCAAAAAAGTAGAAAGGAGCAAAGTGGAAATAACCCCATCCCATTCATAATGATGGACTACCACGCAAATCAAACTTAACAATCATTTCAAGTCCAACAGGGGATTTGCTTGTCATAATGAATTAAAAAGGAACCAtcttcattttggtcatttcttctATACTGAATTGGATTTATCGGTGATCCAAATGCACCCCTAAACACTGATCTGGATTTAAACCAATCAGATCTCAGCAATCAAAGATGGAAAGCATTTCGCAATCACAGACAGCAGGCATGTTGGATGAAAATCCGCAACCAAACTCATGTTGACAGTTAACAAATGAAGACTACAGTAACAAGACACTGACAACTTTCATTCCTGGTAACTGTGAACCAAAATAAGCAGACCAATTTAAATTTTAACAAAAGACAACAACTATTAAATGCCTAATTTCAAATTTCACAAACAATTGTTGTATGACAACAAGAAATTGGATGTCCAAGCTGGTCCTTCGAAAAATATGTTTGAATATTTATCTGATCGAAGTTCATGGCAATTTTATTGGAAAGTTTCCGACAGTAAGGCAGCATTTGGATACACAGGCAATTGAATAGGGAAAGTTCAGTTCAATCAATAGGAAATTACAAACTGTAATGATGTTTCCTAGCATCTACACTGTATATAACACGAGTAACTTTTGGACATTTTTGCTTCCACAATTAGTCTTAGGGACTAAGGTTATTAGAGGGTAAAACTGTCATAAAAATGTAGCTGCTTGGCAAAGGAAGGTTCATATTTCAcctgcaataagcctttaaatgGCTTAGATTACCTGCAAAAAGCAATCGGATTTAATGCGATTAACCTGCTTTCCACTTCTCCGCGTGTAGCCACCCATTgtgagggtccaccatgatgactaTATGAAATCTAGTGTGCCATCTCATGATAGGTCATCAACAtgaaaacgaggcagatctaaaactcagtggGCTACAGCATTGAAAAAGTGAAGATGggttgcccaccattgaaaatgttCTTCTTATTGTGTAGCTTGTATTTGCACCCTTTACCTCCGTGTCTCTCCTTTCCCCTACCATCCctccatgtgcattgcacatgcgATACCCCCAATATTCAAAATGAGGAAGTGACCCTCAAATTGAACATGTGTTCCTTTCTAGTCCGATGCGATAGTAACAACATTGCAATTCGGAGACCAGATGCTCAATATGAGTGCCAAGGAGATTACAGTCAAGTTAGATTCACATTTGGAGCTCCACTCGGTTGCACATCCAAATGAACTGTAAAGAACTAGCAGAGATGGAAGACCAAATGGGAATTCTGCCTTGGAAGCATCAAGGAGACAGCAAACAAAGGATGAGGAGCCATCCAACTGCATCTCCCTTCCCTCACTCCCTCCCTTCCTCCCAAGAGCTAGATACTAGTCATGCTGAGCTGTTAATCTAGtagatgggatttttattttatttatgctaACAAGAGACTTCTGTTACAGGGAGAGGGAGAACTCTTCCTATTATGGAGAGGACTCTATTTAAATGACCAAATGGGCAGCCATGAAGCCAGTTTTTGGAGAAtaaagattctttttttttttttttctttttttcttttctggtaTGAATCATCTCCACTGGTTACAAGGTCGTCCTTGCCATTATCCGGGTGCACAGAAGTCTCGCAGAAAGGCTCAAAGAGCCATGTGAGCTATTTTTTTTCCCAGTCGGGCACTGATCTCACTACCACCACGTTGTCGTTGCCTGTCTCAGCGTCAGGAACAACATCCAGCTGCATCAGCTGGGATACTCTACATGATGGGAGCTCTCATGGTTGCTttcgaaagaagaagaagatgaagaagaagaagaagaagaaaaagaaaaaaaaagaaaaggttatGTTCATAATGCCACATTAGCCAGAAGAACTCACTAGAGCAGGGACATACTGAAAACATGCTGTACCAGGCCAAGCACTAAGCCCGTTTGAAAGATgaagctagaaaaaaaaaaaaagagcttgcTAAACCGAagtccttttttcttctttttctttttgagtgcACTTGGTtgcacaaaatttcatgatatttggtggtgaatttggttgcaccaaatacaatgaaatttcatgatatttggtggtgCATTTTGTTAcgccaaatataatgaaatttcatgttaTTTGGTCCAACCAAATGCACCCCTTTTCTTGACAACATCTTCATGATATACAGAATAAGTTATTTCGATATCTCACAATGAATCAAATAGAAATGAAATAAGCATTGAACATAAGAGTGTCAATAACAGGATATTTCAACCATTATGGTAACTATCatcaaataattgaaaaaaaGATGGAGCAAAAGCAAACTAGTATCTGAAGCGCACACACATTACCTCATGTTCTTTCAACTTCTGGTCTAACTCCACAAAATGCTCCTCGGAATCGTACTGACCTGAATGGTAGAAACATCTTTTAAGAAACTGATCCATCTTCTCACTACAATTTTCCCTGTAAAAATCAACACAGCACAGGATAACACTATGAGAAGCCAAAACAAGTTTCTGACATGATAAAACACCAAAGCAATCTACATGTTGAATTCAAGTTAGCAGTAAGTACCAGAGAAGGAATTTATCAAAGGGACGCACTCCGGTAGTATTGGTACCACCATAAAGTGGAGCCCACATCAGATGCATGACCTCAAGTTGCCCtgttacctatatatatatatatatatatatatatatatatatatagcccgatccagaactcaggtgggccacaccactgagaAAATTTTGAGGGCAGACATCTGCCATTGATTTGAATAGGGGCCCACCCTGTAGTGTATCTGAAATCCAGGACATTCAGACTCTTCACTTTGCCGGGATGAAGTAACTGGACCAAAATCAGACTGTTTCATAACTCAGGTGGACCctggtgcaaaaaaaaaaaaaaaaaacttgttccgtgttgtggcctacctaagtgTTGGATCGGGCTGACTTTTTCTATCCAATAAGTGAACTATGTTATATCACACCTTCTTCAGAGGGCCAAAAAATCACCAATCAAATTATTATACATAAAGAAACATTGCGGAAAGGCTG
Coding sequences:
- the LOC131248812 gene encoding glucose-6-phosphate 1-dehydrogenase 2, chloroplastic-like, coding for MDQFLKRCFYHSGQYDSEEHFVELDQKLKEHEAGRITNRLFYLSIPPNIFIDVVKCSSLSASSSIGCTRVIVKKTFGRDSESSAALTRGLKQYLEEDQIFRIDHYLRKELVENISVLRFSNLLFEPLWSRQYIRNMQFIFSEDFGTEGREGYFDSYGIIRDITQNHLLQILALFAMETPVSLDAEDIRNEKVKVLRSMRPLQLENMVIGQFRSHTKNGVTYRGYVDDKMVPKDSLTPTFAAAVLFIDNARWDGVPFLMKAGKALHARTAEIRVQFRHVPGYLYKRSFGKDLDQATNELVIRVQPDEAIYLKIHDKVPGLGMRLDCSNLNLHYAARYSKEIPDACERLLLDAIQEKQRLFIRSDGLDGAWKLFTPLLKELEEKKITPELYPCGSRGPVRTHHLAEKYNVQWGDLGTEHYQG